Genomic window (Blastocatellia bacterium):
ACACTTGGTAAATATAAAATATAAACGAGTAAAATTGATTTGTGAGTAAGCAAAAATATGAGTAGAGAAATTAGAGAACAAACATCGCTAAAAACATTACCAATAGCACTAGATGTAAATACAATGGGAATGACAGATGAACAATTTTATAAATTGTGTAGAGCAAACAAAGAATTAAAACTTGAACTAACAGCACAAGGAGAACTGATTATTATGGCTCCGACAGGCTCTTTGACAGGATGGAGAAATGCAAAAATTACTCACTATCTAACAGCTTGGTCAGAAAAAACTGCTAATGGATTAACTTTTGATTCTTCTACAGGATTTGTTTTACCTAATGGAGCAAAACGTTCTCCTGATGCTTCTTGGGTTAGACAGGAAAGATGGGATTGTCTTTCTGAAGAAGAAAAAGAAGGTTTTGCTCCTATTTGTCCAGATTTTGTTGTTGAACTGCGTTCTGCTGATGATGTTTTGTCTAAATTACAAGAAAAAATGCTTGAATATATTGAAAACGGGGCTAAATTGGGATGGCTTTTTGATCCTAAAAATAAAAATGTTTATATTTATCAACCAAACCAGCCTGAAGAATGTTTACAAAACCCTGAAACTATTTCGGCTGATCCTATTTTGCCGGGTTTTACTTTAAAACTAAAAAATATTTGGTAATTTCTTGTTACAAACGTTCAACTATCCACCATAAAGGTTTTTACTTAATCAATCTATGAAAAATATTTTAACTTTAATAACTTTAATTTTAGTTTTTAACCTTTTTAGCTTGTCTGCTGTTGCTCAAAAAACAAAGCCAGCTAAAACAAAATCTAATAATGTAATAACAACAGAGACAATAAAACCAACAGAAAAATCAACACCAAGAATGGTGATAAAAAAACTTGATGAGAATGGAAGAGATATAGAGCTTTGGCAAAAGGCTTTACAAATCCACCGTTCAGCCATAGTTATAGACACTCATAATGATATAACTTCACCAATGGTTGATGAAGATTATGATTTGGCTACACCATCTGAAGGAAAATTTCATACAGACCTAAAACGAATGCAAAAAGGTGGAATGACGGGCGAGTTTTTTTCTATTTATGTTAGCCGAAGCTATGCTAAAGAAGGCGGTGCAGCGCGTCGAGCATTAGATATGATTGATTCTGTCTACCGACAAGCGGAACGTCATCCACAAAAATTAATAATGGCATATTCTGCTGCTGACATCCGCAAAGCTAAACAACAAGGCAAAATCGCTGCATTAATGGGCATTGAAGGCGGCCATGCAATAGAAAATTCTTTGATGTCGCTAAGAGCGTTTTACCGTTTAGGTATTCGCTATATGACACTAACTCATAGCAATACTAATGACTGGGCTGATGCTTCAACCGATGCAGCACAACATAACGGACTATCAGATTTTGGTAAAGAAGTTGTCAAAGAAATGAACCGTCTAGGAATGCTGATAGACGTTTCACATGTTTCAGATAAAACCATGCAAGATGCTTTAGAAATCTCTACTGCACCAATCATTGCTTCACACTCTTCAGCAAAAGCTTTAGCCAATCATCCGCGAAATATTCCTGATGATTTGCTACGAAAAATTGCTAAAAATGGTGGTGTTGTAATGGTCAACTTTTTTAGTGGCTTTATTGACCAAAAATATATTGATACTAGAAAAGAACGTAACGAAAAATTAAAAACACAGCTAGAAGAACTCGACCAACTTTATAA
Coding sequences:
- a CDS encoding Uma2 family endonuclease, with the translated sequence MSREIREQTSLKTLPIALDVNTMGMTDEQFYKLCRANKELKLELTAQGELIIMAPTGSLTGWRNAKITHYLTAWSEKTANGLTFDSSTGFVLPNGAKRSPDASWVRQERWDCLSEEEKEGFAPICPDFVVELRSADDVLSKLQEKMLEYIENGAKLGWLFDPKNKNVYIYQPNQPEECLQNPETISADPILPGFTLKLKNIW
- a CDS encoding dipeptidase, which translates into the protein MKNILTLITLILVFNLFSLSAVAQKTKPAKTKSNNVITTETIKPTEKSTPRMVIKKLDENGRDIELWQKALQIHRSAIVIDTHNDITSPMVDEDYDLATPSEGKFHTDLKRMQKGGMTGEFFSIYVSRSYAKEGGAARRALDMIDSVYRQAERHPQKLIMAYSAADIRKAKQQGKIAALMGIEGGHAIENSLMSLRAFYRLGIRYMTLTHSNTNDWADASTDAAQHNGLSDFGKEVVKEMNRLGMLIDVSHVSDKTMQDALEISTAPIIASHSSAKALANHPRNIPDDLLRKIAKNGGVVMVNFFSGFIDQKYIDTRKERNEKLKTQLEELDQLYKNDSKKLAEERKNYLQLFHCQNPFIRFN